From a single Ailuropoda melanoleuca isolate Jingjing chromosome 12, ASM200744v2, whole genome shotgun sequence genomic region:
- the NRN1L gene encoding neuritin-like protein isoform X2 has translation MMHSYCSCHHRQRLPRLSGVLGLLLLLLPLAATGPGGCDTIYQGFAECLIRLGDSMGLGGELETVCRSWNDFHVCASRVLLRCPEEAAAVWESLQQEARRAPHPDNLHALCGTPVRIKEHGTGPETNQETLQARASAPTPAPTPSLLAAALALSCLLGPLA, from the exons ATGATGCACAGCTACTGCTCCTGTCACCACCGCCAGCGACTACCCCGACTTTCCGGGGTGCTGGggctgttgctgctgttgctacCACTCG CTGCAACGGGCCCAGGGGGCTGTGACACCATATACCAGGGCTTCGCTGAGTGTCTCATCCGCCTGGGGGACAGCATGGGCCTTGGAGGCGAGCTGGAGACTGTCTGTAG GTCTTGGAATGACTTCCACGTCTGTGCCTCCCGAGTCCTGTTGCGCTGCCCGGAGGAGGCTGCTGCTGTGTGGGAGTCACTACAGCAAGAAGCTCGCCGGGCCCCGCACCCAGATAACTTGCATGCTCTGTGCGGAACCCCTGTGCGTATTAAGGAGCATGGGACAGGCCCTGAGACCAACCAGGAGACGCTGCAGGCAAGAGCATCTGCACCCACCCCAGCCCCGACACCCTCACTGCTGGCAGCTGCTCTGGCGCTCAGCTGCCTCCTGGGACCTCTGGCCTAG
- the NRN1L gene encoding neuritin-like protein isoform X1: protein MMHSYCSCHHRQRLPRLSGVLGLLLLLLPLAAATGPGGCDTIYQGFAECLIRLGDSMGLGGELETVCRSWNDFHVCASRVLLRCPEEAAAVWESLQQEARRAPHPDNLHALCGTPVRIKEHGTGPETNQETLQARASAPTPAPTPSLLAAALALSCLLGPLA from the exons ATGATGCACAGCTACTGCTCCTGTCACCACCGCCAGCGACTACCCCGACTTTCCGGGGTGCTGGggctgttgctgctgttgctacCACTCG CAGCTGCAACGGGCCCAGGGGGCTGTGACACCATATACCAGGGCTTCGCTGAGTGTCTCATCCGCCTGGGGGACAGCATGGGCCTTGGAGGCGAGCTGGAGACTGTCTGTAG GTCTTGGAATGACTTCCACGTCTGTGCCTCCCGAGTCCTGTTGCGCTGCCCGGAGGAGGCTGCTGCTGTGTGGGAGTCACTACAGCAAGAAGCTCGCCGGGCCCCGCACCCAGATAACTTGCATGCTCTGTGCGGAACCCCTGTGCGTATTAAGGAGCATGGGACAGGCCCTGAGACCAACCAGGAGACGCTGCAGGCAAGAGCATCTGCACCCACCCCAGCCCCGACACCCTCACTGCTGGCAGCTGCTCTGGCGCTCAGCTGCCTCCTGGGACCTCTGGCCTAG